The following are encoded in a window of Pseudoalteromonas sp. MM1 genomic DNA:
- a CDS encoding methyl-accepting chemotaxis protein — translation MTINMRLVTGFGIILAMMLMLTVIGISRVSLINSNITHMTDVNSVKQRYAINFRGSVHDRAIALRDVVLITEQSTLNTVLTDIQELDAFYQTSSRAMRALVSEMSSEERALINKINQIEQQTQPYIEDVINAKNSENLNEASRILLTDARPAFTLWLNTINQFIDLQEQANQATTVETREVASSFEVWMIALTALAILIGASVAYVISLRIRDSVGGEPQEAAKVIALISQGDLTANVDSCCPNSMMASVAVMQSKLKTIVDSIINSSDELSTHSASVASGSQQALSAADAQVTYTNSAVSSLEDMSRSINAVAGSVKQTEDNSKVTAQLSQQGSIAVQKVAAEIEQISVTVKATVNQVNVLQEHVKHIGDILSVIRSISDQTNLLALNAAIEAARAGESGRGFAVVADEVRQLAQRTGDATGDIEKMILQVQENTQASVSAMETTVPQVENGLTLTHEANELLNQIQQQANDSLSNVLEIVEATSNQVATVAQISSGVEEIANMSQETSQSLNNNAQKAVALADLSTTLKQYISYFKVK, via the coding sequence ATGACCATAAATATGCGCTTAGTAACGGGCTTTGGCATTATTTTAGCTATGATGCTTATGTTAACTGTAATTGGTATATCGCGGGTAAGCCTTATTAATAGCAACATAACGCATATGACCGACGTAAACTCGGTAAAGCAGCGCTACGCAATTAACTTTAGAGGTAGCGTACACGACCGTGCTATAGCACTTAGAGATGTAGTATTAATAACCGAGCAAAGCACTTTAAATACAGTGTTAACTGATATACAAGAGCTCGATGCATTTTATCAAACCTCAAGCCGCGCTATGCGTGCTTTAGTGAGTGAAATGAGCAGCGAAGAACGCGCTTTAATTAATAAAATAAACCAAATTGAGCAACAAACCCAACCGTATATTGAAGATGTTATTAATGCTAAAAATAGCGAGAACTTAAACGAGGCGTCGCGTATTTTGTTAACCGATGCCCGCCCTGCATTTACGCTTTGGTTAAACACTATAAACCAGTTTATAGATTTACAAGAACAAGCAAATCAGGCCACAACCGTTGAAACCCGCGAAGTAGCTAGTTCCTTTGAAGTATGGATGATTGCGCTTACTGCGCTTGCTATTTTAATTGGTGCAAGCGTGGCGTACGTAATTAGTTTGCGTATAAGAGATTCGGTAGGTGGTGAGCCACAAGAGGCCGCTAAAGTAATAGCGCTAATCTCACAAGGCGATTTAACTGCAAATGTAGATTCGTGCTGCCCAAATAGCATGATGGCCTCAGTAGCCGTTATGCAAAGTAAATTAAAAACTATTGTAGATAGCATTATTAATTCATCAGATGAGCTCTCTACTCACTCGGCAAGTGTTGCCTCTGGCTCGCAACAAGCACTTAGCGCAGCCGATGCACAGGTTACCTACACAAACTCTGCAGTAAGTAGCTTAGAAGACATGAGCCGCAGTATAAATGCAGTTGCAGGCTCTGTTAAACAAACAGAAGATAACTCAAAAGTAACTGCACAATTATCGCAGCAAGGTAGTATTGCAGTGCAAAAGGTGGCAGCCGAAATTGAGCAAATTTCAGTAACGGTTAAAGCCACCGTAAATCAAGTAAATGTGCTGCAAGAACATGTAAAACACATTGGCGATATTTTAAGTGTGATCCGCAGTATTTCAGATCAAACTAATTTATTAGCACTTAATGCAGCAATAGAAGCAGCAAGAGCGGGTGAGTCTGGCCGAGGCTTTGCTGTTGTAGCTGACGAAGTAAGGCAGCTTGCCCAACGCACTGGCGATGCCACCGGCGATATTGAAAAAATGATTTTACAGGTGCAAGAAAACACGCAAGCGTCGGTAAGTGCAATGGAAACCACCGTACCACAGGTAGAAAATGGCTTAACTCTAACCCACGAGGCAAATGAGCTGCTTAACCAAATACAACAACAAGCCAACGACTCATTAAGTAACGTGCTTGAAATTGTAGAAGCCACATCAAACCAAGTAGCAACCGTTGCACAAATTAGTTCAGGCGTTGAAGAAATTGCCAATATGTCGCAAGAAACCAGCCAATCGCTTAATAACAATGCGCAAAAAGCCGTTGCATTAGCCGACCTTTCAACAACACTAAAACAATACATTAGTTACTTTAAAGTGAAGTAA
- a CDS encoding glutathione S-transferase family protein, translating to MIKLHHLNKSRSKRIIWLLEELDVDYEIVAYQRNTETFLAPDELKKVHQLGKSPVIEDDGLIVTESGAITDYLITKYGNGKFAPNAGTAEYVDYQQWLHFAESSAILPLLLKMFVLKDGAKTTFLENYADAETVKVISYFNDRLQGKRYLVGDTLTGADIMMSFIVEIVKNSGQLAHFKHLVKYDEQLQSHEKFHTANELEAKYD from the coding sequence ATGATAAAACTACACCATTTAAATAAATCGCGTTCTAAACGTATTATTTGGCTTTTAGAAGAGCTAGATGTTGATTACGAAATTGTTGCCTACCAACGCAATACAGAAACCTTTTTAGCGCCTGACGAACTTAAAAAAGTGCACCAATTAGGTAAGTCGCCAGTGATTGAAGACGATGGTTTAATTGTTACTGAATCTGGCGCCATTACCGATTACTTAATTACTAAATACGGTAACGGAAAATTTGCGCCAAATGCTGGCACTGCTGAATATGTAGATTATCAACAATGGTTACACTTTGCTGAAAGCTCAGCTATTTTGCCACTACTACTTAAAATGTTTGTTTTAAAGGATGGCGCTAAAACAACCTTTCTAGAAAATTACGCTGACGCAGAAACCGTAAAAGTAATTAGCTACTTTAACGACCGACTACAAGGTAAGCGTTACTTAGTAGGCGACACCCTTACCGGTGCCGATATTATGATGTCGTTTATTGTAGAAATAGTTAAAAACTCAGGCCAACTTGCCCACTTTAAACACCTTGTAAAGTACGATGAGCAATTACAAAGCCACGAGAAGTTTCATACTGCTAATGAGTTAGAAGCTAAATACGATTAA
- a CDS encoding NADP-dependent oxidoreductase, producing the protein MSATSRQLTLASRPHGAPTDENFELKTVELPALKDGEVLLRTIYLSLDPYMRGRMSDAKSYADPVNVGDVMVGATVCQVEESKNDKFNEGEWVLAYTGWQDYAITNGEGLMQLGKEPENPSYALGIMGMPGFTAYMGLLDIGAPKEGETVVVAAATGPVGATVGQIAKIKGCKVVGVAGGSEKCAHAVEKLGFDACIDHKADDFAEQLEKACDNGIDVYYENVGGKVFDAVLPLLNTAARVPLCGLVSQYNATSLPEGPDRMGMLMGQLLTKRIKMQGFIIFDDYGHRYDEFAQDMQKWLRDGKVQYREHMVEGIENTISAFNDMLSGKNFGKTVVKINEPL; encoded by the coding sequence ATGTCTGCAACTAGTCGTCAACTTACTTTAGCATCACGCCCACATGGCGCCCCTACCGATGAAAACTTTGAACTTAAAACAGTAGAGTTACCAGCGCTTAAAGATGGCGAGGTGCTGCTACGCACTATTTACCTATCACTTGACCCATACATGCGTGGCCGCATGAGCGATGCAAAGTCGTATGCCGATCCGGTTAATGTAGGCGATGTAATGGTAGGCGCTACCGTATGCCAAGTAGAAGAGTCTAAAAACGATAAATTTAACGAAGGTGAATGGGTACTTGCCTACACCGGTTGGCAAGACTACGCCATCACTAACGGCGAAGGCTTAATGCAATTAGGTAAAGAGCCAGAGAATCCTTCGTACGCACTGGGTATTATGGGTATGCCAGGATTTACAGCCTACATGGGTTTACTTGATATTGGCGCACCTAAAGAAGGCGAAACGGTAGTAGTAGCCGCAGCAACGGGGCCCGTTGGTGCAACAGTTGGTCAAATAGCTAAAATTAAAGGCTGTAAAGTGGTAGGCGTTGCTGGTGGCAGCGAAAAATGTGCCCATGCCGTTGAAAAGCTAGGCTTTGATGCCTGTATTGACCACAAAGCCGATGACTTTGCAGAGCAACTAGAAAAAGCGTGTGATAACGGCATAGATGTTTATTACGAAAATGTGGGCGGCAAAGTGTTTGACGCCGTATTACCCCTACTTAATACCGCAGCACGTGTACCGCTGTGTGGTTTAGTATCGCAGTATAACGCAACAAGCTTACCAGAGGGGCCTGATCGTATGGGTATGCTAATGGGGCAATTGCTTACTAAGCGTATTAAAATGCAAGGCTTTATAATTTTTGACGATTACGGCCACCGCTACGACGAATTTGCACAAGACATGCAAAAATGGCTACGCGATGGCAAAGTACAATACCGCGAGCACATGGTAGAAGGTATAGAAAACACCATAAGCGCATTTAACGACATGCTTAGTGGTAAAAACTTTGGCAAAACCGTTGTTAAAATTAACGAGCCTCTTTAA
- a CDS encoding GNAT family N-acetyltransferase: MITLRDFKPQDAPHIINTLNDEQVTRFLSSKIPFPYTQADADWWINQGSKNGIIKAIIVNEQFAGCIGITPGEFEYSRSGEIGYWLNSHFWGQGVMSQAILQICDDAFKSSNLNRIFGAVFTGNTGSIKALTKCGFEAEAILKQAIYKDGVFYDSHIFSKLK; encoded by the coding sequence ATGATCACCCTAAGAGACTTTAAACCACAAGACGCGCCACACATTATTAATACCTTAAACGATGAACAGGTTACGCGTTTTCTATCGTCTAAAATTCCGTTCCCGTATACGCAAGCCGACGCGGATTGGTGGATAAACCAAGGCTCTAAAAACGGCATTATTAAGGCCATTATTGTAAATGAGCAATTTGCAGGGTGTATTGGTATCACCCCCGGAGAATTTGAATATAGCCGCAGTGGCGAAATAGGCTATTGGCTTAATAGCCACTTTTGGGGGCAAGGAGTAATGAGCCAAGCTATTTTGCAAATTTGCGATGATGCATTTAAAAGCTCAAACCTAAACCGCATTTTTGGCGCTGTATTTACTGGCAATACAGGCTCTATAAAGGCACTGACTAAATGCGGCTTTGAAGCCGAAGCCATACTAAAACAAGCTATTTATAAAGACGGTGTATTTTACGATAGCCATATTTTTAGCAAGCTAAAATAA
- a CDS encoding anhydro-N-acetylmuramic acid kinase, producing MHPHIAALYNSAQKPSRLIIGLMSGTSLDGLDVALCKVTGAGINTQIEVLNFTTVEYNNEYKTKIKQVFAKRECDLELVTLLHPWVGKLHGDMVNQCLHTWQVNPASIDVIASHGQTIYHCPQSQHNHKSFTNGTLQIGDSDQIAVTTGITTIGDFRQKHIAAGGEGAPLAVYGDYLFFANPNENRILLNMGGIANLTFLPKSGDANSVFSSDIGPGNTIMDAYVQQNFKGMHFDDGAKIARAGEVNSLLLNALCSNAFFKLALPKTTGPEVFNLAYLHAAQLQTNTQHLSHEDVMATLNMFSAAAIANALNECAQSANECVVYASGGGIHNPLLMAHLNALCPSIKAFKNTDDLGINPDAKEAVLFAILANECLAGEQQHLNNTAQGIAGVTMGKVSFAD from the coding sequence ATGCACCCACACATAGCCGCCCTTTATAATAGCGCCCAAAAGCCAAGCCGTTTAATTATAGGTTTAATGAGCGGTACCTCGCTAGATGGGCTCGATGTAGCACTGTGTAAAGTAACGGGGGCGGGTATAAATACTCAAATTGAAGTTTTAAACTTTACCACCGTTGAGTATAACAACGAGTATAAAACTAAAATAAAGCAGGTATTTGCTAAACGAGAGTGCGATTTAGAATTAGTAACCTTACTGCACCCGTGGGTTGGTAAACTCCATGGCGATATGGTTAATCAGTGCTTACATACTTGGCAGGTAAATCCGGCAAGTATTGATGTAATAGCCAGCCACGGGCAAACAATTTACCACTGCCCACAGTCGCAGCATAATCATAAAAGCTTTACTAATGGCACACTACAAATTGGCGATAGCGACCAAATAGCCGTTACTACCGGTATAACAACAATTGGTGATTTTAGGCAAAAGCACATAGCAGCAGGGGGCGAAGGTGCACCGCTTGCGGTATATGGTGATTACTTATTTTTTGCAAACCCCAATGAGAACCGCATTTTATTAAACATGGGTGGTATTGCTAATTTAACGTTTTTACCTAAAAGCGGTGATGCAAATAGCGTATTTAGTAGCGACATAGGCCCAGGTAACACCATTATGGATGCGTACGTACAGCAGAATTTTAAAGGCATGCACTTTGATGATGGCGCTAAAATAGCTAGAGCTGGCGAGGTTAATTCACTCTTATTAAATGCATTGTGTAGTAACGCGTTTTTTAAGCTTGCGCTGCCTAAAACAACGGGGCCTGAGGTATTTAATTTAGCGTATTTGCATGCTGCTCAGCTGCAAACAAATACACAGCACTTAAGCCATGAAGATGTAATGGCAACTTTAAATATGTTTAGCGCGGCGGCAATTGCAAATGCATTAAATGAATGCGCGCAAAGTGCTAACGAGTGTGTGGTGTACGCAAGTGGTGGCGGTATTCATAACCCGTTATTAATGGCGCATCTTAATGCGCTGTGCCCAAGTATAAAAGCGTTTAAAAATACTGATGATTTAGGCATAAACCCCGATGCCAAAGAAGCCGTACTATTTGCTATTTTAGCCAACGAATGCCTAGCCGGTGAGCAGCAACACCTAAATAACACTGCGCAGGGTATTGCTGGAGTTACTATGGGTAAAGTAAGTTTTGCAGATTAA
- a CDS encoding DUF2200 domain-containing protein, with translation MEDAQKQDEQIARMVFADIYPLYVAKIERKNRSEEELQEVILWLTGYNKTVLQTMIDSQVTFTEFFAKATLNPNAKLITGKICGYKVEGIKTPLTQQVRYLDKLVDELAKGKAMEKILRKPK, from the coding sequence ATGGAAGACGCACAAAAACAAGATGAGCAAATTGCACGCATGGTTTTTGCAGACATTTACCCTTTGTACGTTGCAAAAATAGAGCGAAAAAATCGAAGTGAAGAAGAGCTTCAGGAAGTGATTTTATGGCTTACGGGGTACAACAAGACAGTCCTGCAAACAATGATAGATAGTCAGGTCACATTTACAGAGTTTTTTGCAAAGGCGACGCTCAATCCAAATGCAAAACTAATAACAGGAAAAATCTGTGGTTATAAAGTTGAAGGCATTAAAACGCCTTTGACTCAGCAAGTAAGGTATCTAGACAAGTTAGTAGATGAACTTGCCAAAGGAAAAGCAATGGAGAAAATCCTGAGAAAGCCAAAATAG
- a CDS encoding NAD(P)-dependent oxidoreductase, with protein sequence MRILVTGSAGRVGRAIYIKLMRTHDVVGIDKTPCSTTDYIGDILDSDLIDRALKNVDAVIHTAALHAPHVGLVPDSAFQSINVGATEKLALAGLKAGIKHFIFTSTTALYGYASTPKGIAGWVNEDVTPQPKSIYHKSKIAAEAKLEEISKLFQLPVTVLQMSRCFPEPADLMAVFRLTRGIDARDVANAHLCSVEKRLSGFNRFIISGATPFQLSDCEALYTDAASVIERQCPDIALAFKQRNWQLPQRLDRVYDSSSACEKLGWSPIHSFKSVLEMLDTETPEVLPISKRS encoded by the coding sequence GTGAGAATTTTAGTAACAGGCTCTGCGGGTAGAGTCGGGCGTGCAATCTATATTAAATTAATGCGCACCCATGACGTGGTCGGCATTGATAAAACGCCTTGCTCAACAACTGATTACATTGGCGATATTCTTGATAGTGATTTGATTGATCGGGCTCTTAAAAATGTTGATGCCGTCATTCATACAGCGGCTCTTCATGCTCCCCATGTTGGTTTAGTACCTGATTCAGCGTTTCAATCTATCAACGTAGGCGCGACCGAAAAACTTGCCCTGGCTGGATTAAAAGCAGGTATTAAGCACTTTATTTTTACCAGCACTACTGCATTGTACGGCTATGCTTCGACACCTAAAGGTATTGCAGGTTGGGTTAATGAAGACGTTACTCCTCAACCCAAGTCGATTTATCATAAAAGTAAAATTGCGGCTGAAGCTAAGCTAGAAGAAATTTCAAAGTTGTTTCAGCTTCCAGTTACTGTGCTGCAAATGTCGAGATGCTTTCCTGAACCTGCGGATTTAATGGCAGTATTTCGCCTTACTCGTGGCATAGATGCTCGCGATGTAGCAAACGCACATTTATGTTCTGTGGAAAAACGCTTAAGTGGTTTTAATCGTTTTATAATCTCAGGCGCTACACCTTTTCAACTTTCTGATTGTGAAGCTCTATATACTGATGCTGCATCTGTCATCGAGCGTCAATGTCCTGACATCGCCCTAGCATTTAAACAAAGAAATTGGCAACTACCCCAGAGATTGGATCGCGTATATGATTCATCGTCTGCATGTGAGAAATTAGGGTGGTCACCTATACATAGTTTTAAAAGCGTTTTGGAAATGCTAGATACTGAAACACCAGAAGTATTGCCAATTTCTAAACGCAGCTAA
- a CDS encoding OprO/OprP family phosphate-selective porin translates to MTSKQTITYAALSALCLVSNATFAKINDDIDLSGYIMLDYNKFDTSLLEGQYDSNSSESASEIRRARLSFKSDISKDWKSKFQLGFADGETEIKDAYLKYSGWKYADLTLGQQKEGFGLEKLTSSRNLLMLERSMISEAFSPGRSLGISLSGDIASVNWQLGYYEPDENEATSAITGRLAWVPWQQDTNLLHLGVAFSERQYDGNEFRVNEPLEVYTADSLIEGDKINADSLSQQGLELLWLKDRFTMMAEWQQAQVTSIENTTNDYEGGYLQFGYQLSGGYRKYKNAKLGASSEPGWEITGRYSLLKLKQENQDAKTYALGVNYTVNKNIKFMADYIKADYFEAGGTITSGNAISLRLQYSF, encoded by the coding sequence ATGACCTCTAAACAAACGATTACCTATGCGGCACTTTCAGCTCTTTGCCTTGTTAGTAACGCAACATTTGCCAAAATTAACGACGACATAGACCTAAGCGGCTATATCATGCTCGACTACAACAAGTTTGATACCTCTTTGTTAGAGGGGCAATACGACAGCAACAGCTCAGAAAGTGCCTCAGAAATACGCCGCGCACGCCTAAGTTTTAAATCAGACATAAGCAAAGACTGGAAAAGTAAATTTCAACTTGGCTTTGCCGATGGCGAAACCGAAATAAAAGACGCCTATTTAAAATACTCTGGCTGGAAATATGCCGATTTAACCCTAGGTCAACAAAAAGAAGGGTTTGGCCTAGAAAAACTAACCAGCTCTCGTAATTTATTAATGCTTGAACGCAGCATGATAAGTGAAGCGTTTTCGCCAGGGCGTAGTTTAGGTATTAGCCTATCGGGAGACATAGCCTCAGTAAATTGGCAACTAGGTTATTACGAGCCCGATGAAAACGAAGCAACGTCTGCTATTACAGGGCGTTTAGCTTGGGTGCCATGGCAGCAAGATACTAACCTTTTACACCTTGGGGTTGCATTTAGTGAAAGGCAGTATGATGGCAACGAATTTAGAGTAAATGAACCACTTGAAGTTTATACCGCCGACTCATTAATAGAAGGCGATAAAATTAATGCCGATAGCCTTTCGCAACAAGGCTTAGAGCTACTATGGCTAAAAGACAGATTTACCATGATGGCCGAGTGGCAACAAGCACAAGTAACCAGTATTGAAAATACAACTAACGATTACGAAGGCGGCTATTTGCAATTTGGTTATCAGCTATCAGGCGGATACCGCAAGTATAAAAACGCAAAACTAGGCGCAAGCTCAGAGCCAGGCTGGGAAATTACAGGCCGCTATAGCTTACTTAAGCTCAAGCAAGAAAACCAAGACGCTAAAACCTACGCCCTTGGCGTTAACTACACCGTAAACAAAAACATAAAATTTATGGCCGACTACATTAAAGCCGACTACTTTGAGGCTGGCGGTACTATCACATCGGGTAATGCAATCTCATTAAGGCTGCAATATTCGTTTTAA
- a CDS encoding DUF4956 domain-containing protein produces MTKLDLIFLSRFLVNILSLAVLCYGCYFRISKNAVVAGSFILFGVGVFIITFLLHGVDMSMEFAFGLFAVFTMLRYRTESISIKEMTYLFLVTAIALLTSVGQMSLIELSMLNGIICLIAFLIDSSVFVKRYEVQSVCYERIENITPQNQATLIDDLKQRTGLNVVAVDIEHIDFLRDVAQLKVSYLAEKQTKAA; encoded by the coding sequence ATGACAAAATTAGATCTTATTTTTCTTTCCCGCTTTTTAGTAAACATCCTATCGCTGGCTGTACTTTGCTATGGCTGTTACTTTCGGATTAGTAAAAATGCAGTGGTGGCAGGCTCGTTTATTTTATTTGGCGTAGGCGTTTTTATTATTACCTTTTTGCTGCACGGCGTTGATATGTCGATGGAATTTGCATTTGGCCTATTTGCTGTATTTACCATGCTAAGGTACCGCACTGAGTCTATTTCGATTAAAGAGATGACCTACCTATTCCTCGTTACCGCCATTGCATTACTTACCTCTGTAGGGCAAATGAGCCTAATTGAGCTAAGCATGCTTAATGGCATAATTTGCTTAATTGCCTTTTTGATTGACTCAAGCGTATTTGTAAAACGCTACGAAGTACAAAGCGTTTGCTACGAGCGCATAGAAAACATAACCCCGCAAAACCAAGCCACACTAATCGATGATTTAAAACAGCGCACGGGCCTAAACGTCGTTGCCGTAGATATAGAACACATCGACTTTTTAAGAGACGTAGCGCAACTAAAAGTAAGTTACTTAGCCGAAAAACAAACAAAGGCAGCCTAA
- a CDS encoding polyphosphate polymerase domain-containing protein: MTIQARFKDELFEKDASISPVAITAINTKNKQAQPEKPDALGSLTSLINELLAPFEGYGLNDLNNANLMNRVDSKFMLPLSFLPELLTHIQGQYRVLDIQGKRLFSYYNQYFDTPELDLYKAHHNGKLNRYKVRQRRYVDTATEYLEVKLKNNQSRTVKTRIKLAQTNNQQANSTAFIKEQMKNNFAHLNVTQQSGYNRIALANEEKAERLTLDFNLWYNPPKGDNKITLPGFFIAELKQNKKTKHSPFYKLMSKHHIFPASFSKYCIGCALLYPERLKVNRFKPVLARLKHLNRTNPLLPLENN; the protein is encoded by the coding sequence ATGACAATTCAAGCACGTTTTAAGGATGAACTTTTTGAAAAGGACGCTTCAATCTCACCTGTAGCAATTACTGCTATAAACACTAAAAATAAGCAGGCTCAGCCTGAAAAACCAGATGCGCTAGGCTCATTAACAAGCTTAATTAACGAGTTGCTCGCCCCGTTTGAAGGTTACGGATTAAACGATCTTAATAATGCTAATTTAATGAACCGTGTAGATAGCAAGTTTATGCTACCACTGTCTTTTTTACCTGAGCTACTTACTCATATACAAGGCCAGTATCGGGTACTTGATATACAAGGTAAGCGTTTATTTTCTTACTATAATCAGTACTTTGATACGCCCGAACTTGATTTATATAAAGCCCACCATAACGGTAAGCTTAATCGCTACAAAGTACGCCAAAGGCGCTACGTTGATACCGCCACCGAATACCTAGAAGTAAAACTAAAAAACAACCAAAGCCGCACAGTAAAAACGCGTATAAAGCTCGCGCAAACTAACAACCAGCAAGCTAACAGCACGGCGTTTATTAAAGAGCAAATGAAAAACAACTTTGCACATTTAAATGTAACCCAGCAAAGCGGCTATAACCGCATAGCCCTAGCCAACGAAGAAAAAGCAGAGCGCTTAACGCTTGATTTTAACCTGTGGTACAACCCCCCAAAAGGCGATAACAAAATAACCTTACCGGGCTTTTTTATTGCCGAGCTTAAGCAAAATAAAAAAACAAAACACTCGCCATTTTATAAGCTTATGAGCAAACACCACATATTTCCGGCCTCGTTTAGTAAATACTGCATTGGCTGTGCTTTGCTCTACCCTGAGCGCTTAAAAGTAAACCGCTTTAAACCTGTTTTAGCCCGTTTAAAACACCTTAACCGCACTAACCCGCTTTTACCTTTAGAGAATAATTAA